The window GTGCGGCCCTGAGGCTTCCCAAGGCAGAGCGTGGTCCGGGGATAGCATGGGGACATGGAGCAGGACGAGCGCGACGAGCTGATCAGCAGGCTGCGGGTGATCGAGGAACAGCCCCTCGCTGAACGTGCCGACGCCTACGCGCAGCTGCATGACGCCCTCGCCCGCGAGCTCGACGCCGGCCCGGCGACGCCTCCGGCCGCATGACACAGCGCCTCGATCAGGCGATCGCCGCACGGGGACTCGCGCGGTCGCGCACTCACGCGCACGCCCTCATCGCGCAGGGCGCTGTCACTCTCGACGGACGGCCTGCCCGCAAAGGCTCCGCACCGGTCAGCGACAACGCCCGCATCGAGATCGTCAGCGCCGACCACTATGTGAGCCGCGCCGCGCACAAGCTCATCGCCGGCCTGGACGCCTTCGGGATCGAGGTGGCCGGTCGTCTCGCGCTCGACATGGGGGCCTCCACCGGCGGGTTCACGCAGGTGCTGCGTGAGCGCGGCGCCGCCCCGGTGATAGCCGTCGATGTCGGACACAACCAGCTCGCCCCCGAGATCGCGGCCGATCCCGACGTCATCGTGGTCGAGGGGTTCAACGTGCGGCACATGACGGCCGCATCGCTCGCCGGAGCGAGCGGCATCGTCGAGACCCCACGCGTGATCACCGGCGACCTGTCGTTCATCTCGCTGCGCCACGTGCTCGCTTCGGCACGCAGCGTCGCGGCACCCGACGCCGACCTGGTGCTGTTGATCAAGCCACAGTTCGAGGTCGGTCGCACCGGGGTCAAGGGCGGTGTGGTGACCGCCCCGGTACTGCGCGCGGATGCCGTGGCCGAGGTGCTCTGGGCGGCATGGGACGAAGGCCTGGGCACGTGCGGACTCATCGCCTCTCCGCTGACGGGCACCCACGGCAACCGTGAGTACGTGGTGCACCTGCGCCCGGCATCGGGTGACGATCCGTCACAATGGATGGGCACCGTGAACGAATTGGCAGGGGGCTCATGACCGACGAGCAGCGCAGTATCCTCGTCGTCGCGCACGCCTTGCGCGACGACACCGTCGAGGCGGCCACCCGGGTGATCCGCTCTCTGCACGACGCGGGAGCACAGCCGGTGCTGGCCGCCGACGACCGCGAAGAACTGGCGGTGAGCCGCAGCGAGTTCGCCGCCACGGCGGCCCTGGGCACCGATGTCACGGTCCACGACATCGAATTGGCCATCGTGCTGGGTGGTGACGGCACGATTCTGCGTGCCGCCGAGCTGGTGCGCGGGGGCACCGCCCCGATCCTGGGCATCAATATGGGACACGTCGGCTTTCTCGCCGAGATCGAGCGCGACGACATGGACGACGCGGTACGTCGGGTGATCTCGCGCGACTACCGGGTCGAGGAGCGCATGGCGTTGTCGGTACGGGTCAAAGATGCCGCAGGCCAGGTGATCTACTCGACGTGGGCGCTGAACGAGGCGACTGTCGAGAAAGCGAGCCGGGAACGGATGCTGGAGGTCGTGGTCGAGATCGACGGACGGCCGTTGTCGACCTTCGGATGCGATGGCATGGTCGTCTCCACACCGACCGGGTCGACCGCCTACAACTTCTCGGCCGGTGGCCCTGTCATCTGGCCGACCGTCGAGGCGATCGCCGTGGTGCCGCTGTCGGCGCACGCACTGTTCGCCAAGCCGCTCGTCGTCGGGCCCGAGGCATCCGTCGCCATTGAAGTACTCGAACGCACCAACGGGGTCGGCGTGCTGTGGTGCGACGGCCGACGCTCGCACGACCTGCCGCCGGGAGCACGGGTGATTGTGCGCCGCTCACTCGACCCCGTGCGACTGGCGCGACTGCACCCGGCCGCTTTCACCGACCGCCTCGTGCGCAAGTTCCGGCTGCCCGTGGAAGGATGGCGCGGCTCCGCGACGAGCGGAGCGTCGGCGTGATCGAACAGATCCACCTGCACGACCTCGGCGTGATCGCCGAGGCGACCCTGCCCCTCGGACCCGGCTTCACCGCGATCACCGGCGAGACCGGGGCGGGAAAGACCATGGTGGTCACCGGCCTGAGTCTGCTGCTCGGCCGCCGCGCAGACTCCGGTGCGGTGCGTGCCGGGGCTGCCCAGGCAGCCGTCGACGGGGTCTGGCTCGTGCCCGAGACCGGCGCGGTGGCCGACCGTGCGCGTGAGGCCGGCGGTGACCTCGAGCCGACCGGAGACGGACGCGCAGAGCTCTACCTCGGGCGCACGCTGACCACCGAGGGGCGCAGCCGCGCCACCGTCGGCGGCCGCAACGCCCCTGCGGCAGTGCTGGCTGAGCTGGCCGACGACCTGGTCGTGATGCACGGTCAATCCGATCAACTCAGGCTGCGATCGGCCAGTGCCCAGCGCGACGCGCTCGACCGGTTCGGCGGTGATCCGGTCGCCGAGGCGCTGACGGCGTATCGAAAGCGATTCACGTCATGGCAGGCCATCGACCGCGAGCTGACCGATCTCATCGCCCAGCGCGACGCCCGCGCGCGCGAGGCCGACGACCTTCGTGCCCTGATCGCCGAGATCGAGCAGACCGATCCGCAGCCGGGCGAGGACGAGCAGCTGGCGGTGCGCGCCGAGCGGTTGGCCAACATGGAAGAACTGCGCGTGATAGCGGCCACCGCTCATGCCGCGCTGTCGGCCGACGATGACCGCCCCGACGTCAGTTCGTTGATCGGCGAGGTGCGACGACAGCTCGAGCGCGCCGCCGATCCGGCACTTGAGGAGTTCGTCGACCAGGCCGCAGACATCGCATACCGCGCCGCCGACCTGGCCACCGGCCTCTCGGGGTATCTGGCAGACCTCGACGAATCCGGTCCGCAGGAGCTGGCGGCGGTGGAGGAGCGCCGTGCGCAGCTGACCGCCCTGGTGCGCCGGCACGGAGATCTGGCCACGGCTATCGATCTGCTGCAGACGGGCTCGGCGCGCCTTGTCGAGCTCGATGACGATTCCGAGCGCATCGACCGGCTTTCTGCTCAACGCGAGAGCGAGGCATCCGCCCTCGACGACGCGGCCGCCGCACTCACCGCCGCGCGCGTGGATGCAGCCGCGCGACTCGGCGCCGCGGTCACCGCCGAGCTGCAGGCCCTCGCCATGCCCGACGCCCACCTGCAGGTGACGGTGGAACCGGCACCCGGCTCGGTGTACGGGCGTGACGAGGTCGCCATTCTGCTCGCGCCGCACCCCGGTGCGCAGCTGCGTCCGGTGGCCCGCGGGGCATCGGGCGGGGAGCTCAGCCGCGTCATGCTCGCGATCGAAGTGGTCATCGCCGGCACCGACCCCGTGCCTACTTTCGTCTTCGACGAAGTGGACGCCGGGATCGGCGGGGCCGCGGCGATCGAAGTGGGTCGCCGCCTGGCACGTCTGGCCGAGTCGGCCCAGGTCATCGCCGTGACCCATTTGGCCCAGGTGGCAGCGTTCGCCGGCAACCACCTCACCGTGGTCAAGGCCAGCGACGGAACCGTGACGGCGTCGAGCGTGCGGCGGCTGGTCGGTGAGGACCGCGAGGCAGAGATGGCCCGCCTGCTGTCGGGGCTCGCCGATTCGGATGCCGCCCTCACACACGCCCGGGAACTGCTGGCGACGGCTGGCGCGCCGTCGTGAGCGACGACGCCGGTAAACCCGGGCAGGCCCCACCCGACGCCATCCGCATCGAGCGGCGGCGTCCCACCCCGCTCTACCGATGGCTCTCGAAGGTCCTGCTGCGCGTGGAGGGGTGGGTCCGCTCGCACGGATCGACGAACATGCGCTGGACGATGGGGTTCGGATGGGCCCTCATCATCGGTATCGGAGCACTGCTGCTGTTCGGGCCGGTGCTCAACAAGCCGCTCGGCTTCGACGACATCATGGGCTCGGCCCGGCACGCCGTCGACACCTGGATAGCGCGGTCGTTCAACGCCGAGTACACGCTGGCCCGCGATGCCGACGGCACACTGAGAGTCGACGTCACCGAGCGCATCACCGCTTTCTTTCCCGACGACGTCGATGAGTCGGGGCTGACACGGGTCATCCCCTCCGAGTACGAGTCGCATGACCTGCACCCGACGCTCGTGTCGGCGACCCTCGACGGGGCGACCGCGACAGTGACCACGGATGCCGCGGCCACACGCACCACGTTCGGCATCGACGGCGGCTCTCGGCTGCGCGGCGACCATGACGTGGTGCTGCGGTACACGCTGCGCGACCTGGCCTATCCCGCCGTGAACGAGTCGACCGGGCGGCAGGAGGATCTTCTCGAATGGAACGTGTTCGGTCCTGAGTTTCCGCACGGTGTCGCCGCGTCGCAGTTGACGGTCACGGTTCCGCGCGATCTCGTCGACGACTACTCGCGGCAACCGCGCGGGGGAATCGAATGGCTGCTGGCGGGCGACTCGTCGCAGCTTCATCCCGACAGCGAAACCGCCGATGCGGTCACCTACCGGGTTGCCAACGACCAGAACATGCCGCCCTACACGACGTTCTGGTTCCGCATGCCGTTCCAAGCGGGAACCTTCACGATGCCCGCACCCCCGTTCCTGTACTGGGTGCAGCTGATCGGGCCGTTCCTGCCGTTGCTGCTGCTGGCGGTCACCCTGCTTTTCTCCCTCGCCGCACGCGCCGTCGCCTGGGGCGACGCGCGAGGACGGGCGTGGTACGTGTACCGCGAGGAGCCCCCCGATGGAGTGTCGGCCCCGCTGTCGGCGCGACTGTGGCGCGCGGTGCTCGTCTCGCCGCTGGTGGATGCCCTGCACACCTACAGGTCTTCGCCGAGCCCGGCGACCCGTCGCGCGCTCATCCGCTCGGCCAATCGCACCGGTCGTCTGGGGAATCTGCTGTTGGCCGGGACGCATTATCTGCAGGCGTCGGCATGGCGTGAGCAGTTCCGTCGCCGGTACCGGCGCGTGCCACGCGGATTCGTGCGTGACTCGTTTATCGGGGCTGCACTGGCGTGGACCGTGCTGCAATGGGGCCTCGTGCGCCAGCTGTCGTACCAGCTGCCGCTGTCGGTGTACTGGTGGCCGGTGGCTATCGTCGCCGTCACGACGATCCTCGCCGTCGCGATCCTCACGATCACCCTCAGCGCACGTCCGCTGACCCGCACCGGTGCACTGGTGAAGGAACAGCTGCTGGGCATGCGGCTGTACGTGCGGCAGACCAGCGCGGACGAGCGCACCACTCTGCGCGACCCGCTGCTGCCGTTCACGGTTCTGTTCGCGCCGGCGCGTCGCGCCGGTCGGCTGGTGCGCGAACTCATCGCACGGGAGGGGCTGAAAGCCAAGGAGGCGGCGTTCGACCCCGATTTCGTCACCACCGGTCGCCTGGCGGTGCGCACGGTCGGAGTGCTGGCCGTGATGGCAGCCATCGCCGTGGCCATCTGGGTGCCGGCGAGCACGCGGCTGCCCGACGACGACATCATCTACCAGGACGAACTGCCCGGAAGCTACGGCTTCTTCGTCACCGACTTCTCGTCGGAGGCGACGCTGACCACCGCGACCGGCGGACGGGTGAACCTGGAGGTTCAGGAGGACCTCACCGGCACCGTCACCGACGGGCACCGTGACGTGCCGCAGGTGCTGCGGCAGTGGCACGACGTGGTCGACGGCCACCGCATGGGCCTGACTGTCACGTCGGTCACCGTCGACGACGCGCCGGTGCCATTCACACTGACCCGTGCGCAAGATCAGGCTCTGCTGCAGACGAAGATGCCCGACGAGTGGCCGGGGGACCACCACGTGGTCATCACCTACACCATCGACGACCCGGTCGCGCAGGTCTGGCAAGACGGCACGTGGCGGCAGCAGCTGCGCTGGACCGCGTTGAACCCGGGGTGGAGCAGCGCCTGGCGAGGCGTCGACGTGGCGCCCGAGCGCGTCACCGTCGGGCTGACGGTGCCCGCCGACCTGGTCAAGGTCGAGATCGGCGAGACGGGATGGCTGGGCGGGCAGGGCTGGCCCGACCCCGGCGTGCGCGACTTCGGTGACGCGACCACCGCGACCGGCGGCATCCATTATCACGAGGAGTTCACGCCCGACGAGTATGACCTCTGGCCGTACATCGACACCGATGACGGCTCGTTCTCGTCGGCCGACGACCCACTGGGCGCACAGTTCCAGTTCGCCGCGGGCACGTTCGCGGCGGGAGCGCGCGCGCCCTTCATCGCCGACGCTGTCGTGCGGGCTGTTCCGGTCGCCCTGCCGGTGCTGTTCGGGATGCTCGCCCTGGTCGCAGCCGTGGTGGCCATCTGGCCGCGGCGTGGCGGCAAACGCTCGCCCATCGTTCGGGATGCCGCACGGTGGCTGGCTCCCGGTGGCACGCTGGCGGC is drawn from Microbacterium protaetiae and contains these coding sequences:
- a CDS encoding TlyA family RNA methyltransferase, translating into MTQRLDQAIAARGLARSRTHAHALIAQGAVTLDGRPARKGSAPVSDNARIEIVSADHYVSRAAHKLIAGLDAFGIEVAGRLALDMGASTGGFTQVLRERGAAPVIAVDVGHNQLAPEIAADPDVIVVEGFNVRHMTAASLAGASGIVETPRVITGDLSFISLRHVLASARSVAAPDADLVLLIKPQFEVGRTGVKGGVVTAPVLRADAVAEVLWAAWDEGLGTCGLIASPLTGTHGNREYVVHLRPASGDDPSQWMGTVNELAGGS
- a CDS encoding NAD kinase; translation: MTDEQRSILVVAHALRDDTVEAATRVIRSLHDAGAQPVLAADDREELAVSRSEFAATAALGTDVTVHDIELAIVLGGDGTILRAAELVRGGTAPILGINMGHVGFLAEIERDDMDDAVRRVISRDYRVEERMALSVRVKDAAGQVIYSTWALNEATVEKASRERMLEVVVEIDGRPLSTFGCDGMVVSTPTGSTAYNFSAGGPVIWPTVEAIAVVPLSAHALFAKPLVVGPEASVAIEVLERTNGVGVLWCDGRRSHDLPPGARVIVRRSLDPVRLARLHPAAFTDRLVRKFRLPVEGWRGSATSGASA
- the recN gene encoding DNA repair protein RecN, with product MIEQIHLHDLGVIAEATLPLGPGFTAITGETGAGKTMVVTGLSLLLGRRADSGAVRAGAAQAAVDGVWLVPETGAVADRAREAGGDLEPTGDGRAELYLGRTLTTEGRSRATVGGRNAPAAVLAELADDLVVMHGQSDQLRLRSASAQRDALDRFGGDPVAEALTAYRKRFTSWQAIDRELTDLIAQRDARAREADDLRALIAEIEQTDPQPGEDEQLAVRAERLANMEELRVIAATAHAALSADDDRPDVSSLIGEVRRQLERAADPALEEFVDQAADIAYRAADLATGLSGYLADLDESGPQELAAVEERRAQLTALVRRHGDLATAIDLLQTGSARLVELDDDSERIDRLSAQRESEASALDDAAAALTAARVDAAARLGAAVTAELQALAMPDAHLQVTVEPAPGSVYGRDEVAILLAPHPGAQLRPVARGASGGELSRVMLAIEVVIAGTDPVPTFVFDEVDAGIGGAAAIEVGRRLARLAESAQVIAVTHLAQVAAFAGNHLTVVKASDGTVTASSVRRLVGEDREAEMARLLSGLADSDAALTHARELLATAGAPS
- a CDS encoding DUF2207 domain-containing protein, yielding MSDDAGKPGQAPPDAIRIERRRPTPLYRWLSKVLLRVEGWVRSHGSTNMRWTMGFGWALIIGIGALLLFGPVLNKPLGFDDIMGSARHAVDTWIARSFNAEYTLARDADGTLRVDVTERITAFFPDDVDESGLTRVIPSEYESHDLHPTLVSATLDGATATVTTDAAATRTTFGIDGGSRLRGDHDVVLRYTLRDLAYPAVNESTGRQEDLLEWNVFGPEFPHGVAASQLTVTVPRDLVDDYSRQPRGGIEWLLAGDSSQLHPDSETADAVTYRVANDQNMPPYTTFWFRMPFQAGTFTMPAPPFLYWVQLIGPFLPLLLLAVTLLFSLAARAVAWGDARGRAWYVYREEPPDGVSAPLSARLWRAVLVSPLVDALHTYRSSPSPATRRALIRSANRTGRLGNLLLAGTHYLQASAWREQFRRRYRRVPRGFVRDSFIGAALAWTVLQWGLVRQLSYQLPLSVYWWPVAIVAVTTILAVAILTITLSARPLTRTGALVKEQLLGMRLYVRQTSADERTTLRDPLLPFTVLFAPARRAGRLVRELIAREGLKAKEAAFDPDFVTTGRLAVRTVGVLAVMAAIAVAIWVPASTRLPDDDIIYQDELPGSYGFFVTDFSSEATLTTATGGRVNLEVQEDLTGTVTDGHRDVPQVLRQWHDVVDGHRMGLTVTSVTVDDAPVPFTLTRAQDQALLQTKMPDEWPGDHHVVITYTIDDPVAQVWQDGTWRQQLRWTALNPGWSSAWRGVDVAPERVTVGLTVPADLVKVEIGETGWLGGQGWPDPGVRDFGDATTATGGIHYHEEFTPDEYDLWPYIDTDDGSFSSADDPLGAQFQFAAGTFAAGARAPFIADAVVRAVPVALPVLFGMLALVAAVVAIWPRRGGKRSPIVRDAARWLAPGGTLAAIILFVWATLDLEGGEPAFLIPAGAAVLSLVATIWAIIATRSRKKPARTAHPGSR